In Euphorbia lathyris chromosome 10, ddEupLath1.1, whole genome shotgun sequence, the DNA window ggACAAATTAGATAGGAAGTTCTACGCTTTCATTCTAACGGGTTTATTTAATGATATTTGGGGACAAATCCCTAATTAATCGAATCTGCAGTGGCTTTTTTATTTCCCTCTTTCTCTTAAAACGTAAAGGAAGAAAGGAGGCTTAGGGGATGGCTTTGGAATCAATGACATCAAATCACTTCTTTTGGACTTTCTGGAGTTTGATTCATTGTGCAAAAAACCTCAACAAGCTTTACCTCGATAGGCTATCTAGACTATCTTCTTTCTGTATCAAATGGTTCCCCTGAAGCAAAGATTtgattttttcttattattaggTCTCGCCTCCTTGGTTTCCTAGATCGATTTTGCAGGTACGAGAATCTGAAATTTTTCATCTCAGTTGTCTTTGCAATCTTAGGGTTTGTGACGAAATCGGTAACACCGAAGGGATTTCAAAGTTAGTTCTTGCTTTAGCGCCTCGTAGTTTCCTCGCGGCTGCCTTCATAAGCACGCGCGGCTTCCTCTGCAGTATCAAAAGTACCTAGCCAGTGTCTGCACCGCCCTATACAGTCACGTATTTCAGCTGACCACCTTCCCCAGGGTCTATTTCTCACTCCTCTGTCGGTCTTCTGCAATCCAAGACCGCCTCCACCTTCCCGTTTTGCTGCCTTGGATCGGATTCGTTCagttttgtttctttttaaaGAAGCGGCGGAAGTGGTTCCGAACAAGACGTGTTCGCCAACAACGACGGCGATGCCGTCCAGAACAGGTGGTGTTTGGATTTGAGCCAGAGAATAGGTGGAAATAGTGTTGTAGTGGTAGGcgagaagagaagaagagaaaggatGTTGTATGGGTGTGTAATTGTAAAGCCACGTCGTGATAGGAAGGAAGTCCAAGGTATCAGTAAATAGAGATGTTTCGGGGTTGTGAAAGAAGGGTAGTGAGAGGAAGTTTTGGTTGTCCATGTGAAGGAATGCTTTTGGAAAAATAATGGAAGGTCTTGTGGAATTAGGACATGACGTTGTGAGGTTGAGTAGTAATTGAAGAGATAAACCAAGTTGGTGGTACAGGGACGTGATTTTCTAATTACAAGAACGTGGCAACAAAGGTGATTTTACTAAATTATATTTTGCTATTAAAAACCTTTATTTTTTTGGAGGAAATAATAATTTGGAGGGAAATTTATCTATTACAGTTATTTCTACCGCCAAAACTTCTATGTCCATCCTTAAAAGGCTCTCTGAAATACAAGTTCAATTTTTGGAGGAGGCTGAGTGCGCAAAGGTTTATCAAACATATCTGCCAATTCATTCAGGTTAGTGCACCAATATAATTTTGGTTATCTGGGTTATTGAATTTGCATCATTATGGTTATATGGTTTCAGATATTAATGCACAATTATCTAATGATTTATTTTGTTTGCCTTTTTTTTCTCTGTTTAACAGAGTATTCTgtattgaatattataaatttgttttgttttcatAATCAAGAATGATGGTAACACCTATAGGATTCACATTAAACCAAAGCCAAAGCCAAAGCCTTAGTAGTAAAAGCCAAATGGGTATTACTTGCTCTCACCATATACAGGTAACAATTAAGCccccattataatgaaatcagcAGCAATGGAGTATTAGATTGTTTTTATACGGTGTATTAGATCAATGACAATGTTTGTCCCTTATGGTTTAAACCATATTATCATGAATCAATATAACATGGAGTGCATATCTACACAAGGTAAATTAGCTGAAACATTCATCAATGTCTCTTCAGCATTCTAATTATCCATTTTGTCTATGATGCATACCTTAGTGAAAGCCTTTGCCTCTAGTCTTTGTAAAAGAACATTAACAGGACTTGAGATAAGGCCTGCAAAGTAGCACAAACGTTTCTAAGTTCCCTCACAAAATCTGAAAAATTAGAGTATTAAGCCACAAGAAAATGATCCTACAacttgattttgaagcttcgtAGAGCTTAAATTACTATCTTTCTTAGTAATGTATCCATGTTTTCAATCAATTATTTCAATTTATCACTTCAAAATCTACCAAAAGTTGCAAAAATAGAAGTTGGGATTGAAGAATCTCCTAGTTGCAAACTAAAAAGTCACTTCCTGGAAAATTGATTTTGTAGTTACTCAAACTAGataaggaagaacaaaaccaGCAATTTTGAATTCATACAAAATGGACATCATTAAGAAgcaacaaaaattaaagatGAGTCTGAAACTAGCAGATAGCTAACACTCTTATTGATTCCAAAACTCTTTCAATGAAAAAGCAAGGGAGAAGAAGGGAGAGCAGTTAAGAGAGGGttgattaattatataaaaatagtaCAGGGACTCCATTGCTGATTTGAGTAGAATGAgggtttaattgatttttagttCATAGTTTAGGGGCTCAAATGGGATTTATGCCTAACTAATTCAAGAGTAATACTTAATAATGATTGTAAGCCTACTGTTTCCGAAGTTAACTCTCAATAACAGCTTGagttgttgttttgttttacgAACTGTATTTGGGAATTCACAACTCCGGCTATGAATTGTATTGCTCACAACTTTGAGTTAGGAGTCTTATGTTTCTTGTGTCAGTCATTTTAAATCTACTGGTTCGCTGCCAGTTAACGAGTCAACATGGTAAAGGTGATTATAGTTTTGGAATATAGTTGAGTGATTTCATTTTGTTCATGGAAAATAGGGTCCAAAAACTCATAAGGTGCATTGATTAATTAAGTGATGATTATATTAAAATGTAATGGTTTCTTTTCATTGAATTGTTGAATACGCGATTATTTATTTCAATTGGAAACTTGATTTGACAGATAATGGCAGGCGTTTATACACGCGCAAAGAAGAATAAGAGATTACCTCCAATGTTTAGAGGTCGCCCACCTATCCTTAATGACTATTCTGAGGATGAAACACTTCCACCATCAGAATCTCAAGATTTGAGTAATATGGATGCACCTCAAGGTATTACTATTGAATTACAAAACTATTTACATATTGTTCCTTTTAATATCTATTATATACACTTAAATAATGTTTAACAGTGGGATGGAGATGTATTTCAAGGGAGAACAGTCTTAATGATGAAACTAGAGCTAAAAATACTCTCACACCTACTTCTAGACCATTGCTAGCTGGTAtttttatatcaaatatttatttatcttatatACTTTATCGGTTACAATATGCATCATATTAAATGGATTaacttttttaatatttcagatttaagaaataaaagaattagAGCAAGCATCCTACAAGAACCTGTTCCTAATGCTTCTTTACACCATTGTTCTCATCCATCTGCTTTTggtatcatttttttatttaatttaataatcaTTTTATTTAATGTTATGTATACAAATGTGTAAATTGGTGGTATTTAAATCTTATATTAATTGTGTTAAATTAGATGACATGACGCAAAATTTGAGGAAATCCAATATGTTTGAAACGATTGATGACACTGGTACTCGGCAGTTACAAAAGTCTCGTTCTCTACCACCTACTCTTAATGAGAACAATCAATTTGATGACCCTAGCCAATTAGACATTGAGGCAAATCATTTTAATTCAGGTGATGTTCAATGTTAGTACAACATTTAATTGTTTTATAGAGTACGTTGGaccctttctttttctttataattGTTAGTTGTGTTTTGGCATATTCTTTAGGCAGTTCTATTCCGGCAAGGGGGCTATACAAGGGAGCGAATCTTGACAAACTCACAAATAATCGTAAGGATAAGTTAATTGTGTTTATCCCTCCTGGGAAATCTTTTAGACCAATTGGACAACACGAGAGAAAGTTAGCATCATGGTTGGGGTATTGTGCTCGATCTATTGGACGTCGTAGTGAGTCGTGGGATCAAAATTTAGCCAAGCATAGGCCTCGTTTGTGGAACATGATTAAGGTAATCCTATACGTTCTTTTagatttgttcaaaaaattTAGTAGTTGAATTATTTGATTGTTAGCAATATACGTAATGCCTTTAATTTTTGTTTAGGACTATTTTGATGTTAGTCCTGAGAGTCCTAACAAATGGAAGAGGCTTGAGGAGTTAGGAAAGGTGGAGCAGGATACACCTGAAATGAAAAGATCGAAATTTGAATCTTATTGTTTCTCTGTGATGCGAGTCTTATTTCGCAAGTGGAAACACGagttacataataaatataaacaacATTCTAGTGATGAGGAACGACTGAAACAT includes these proteins:
- the LOC136209150 gene encoding uncharacterized protein — its product is MAGVYTRAKKNKRLPPMFRGRPPILNDYSEDETLPPSESQDLSNMDAPQVGWRCISRENSLNDETRAKNTLTPTSRPLLADLRNKRIRASILQEPVPNASLHHCSHPSAFDDMTQNLRKSNMFETIDDTGTRQLQKSRSLPPTLNENNQFDDPSQLDIEANHFNSGSSIPARGLYKGANLDKLTNNRKDKLIVFIPPGKSFRPIGQHERKLASWLGYCARSIGRRSESWDQNLAKHRPRLWNMIKDYFDVSPESPNKWKRLEELGKVEQDTPEMKRSKFESYCFSVMRVLFRKWKHELHNKYKQHSSDEERLKHVPRGLSPNDWKDLVTLFGSKDFKAWSSINSDNRKYQKVVASSGPTPFAQVEYDLIDEETGELPDASDVWMATHSILDEEGQNHFRDSESRRLYEEMKRIENEPRNENESDPTPDDVLQQVFGVRSGYVRGKGLGYKASTKGMVCSARKDDVEELKNEVAILTQKLKAQEEREKAQKEREQAVEDRIQSYFKVMEAIAAQNSLGTQNQNLERSSQNGSEE